The Phoenix dactylifera cultivar Barhee BC4 unplaced genomic scaffold, palm_55x_up_171113_PBpolish2nd_filt_p 001084F, whole genome shotgun sequence genomic interval acaatacatattgcgattggcttgtagggcatctactctttcaaatatattataatatgataatattaAATGATATGATTATATAATATGTTAATACTGGTGGAGCTAATACTATATCAGAGGGTGAGCCTTGATGCAACATTAAGGTTGCTCTATTGTGATTGAAAATCACATATTCAAAATATGGAAATAGCCTCTCTGCACGGGGTAAGGCTGTATATATCTAATCTTTCTTAAGCCCAACAATGGATGGAGCCTTGCATACTGAGCTGCTTTTTCTTTAATACTAGTGGAGATAATCTTACCATGTCCGTTGTAGGGTGCTAATACTCTCTTCATTTAAACAACCAAATATAGgtgttgcgggattttcaccccggcaacagccttagtcccaaccgagccgagcagaaagagaccgcgtcccccacgaggtattgtccgctttgggcgctccggtccgcgcgtccagcgctgacggagggagacgtttccggcccgcgcgtccagcgctgacggggggattgccctcacggttttgtcccacaaaagggccctcgtgaggaaaggatttccaccccccatttaaggcacagaacctttccgctactagccgatgtgggactaaattcgggtgcacccccccccacaacatagcccccttAGCGGGAAGGTTCCTGTGGCGCCTCCCAGTCCTAGGGGGTAGTCTGCGGCAAGGGGCgcgacccttcctctagcgccaatctgttgcgggattttcacccggcaacagccttagtcccaaccgagccgagcagaaagagaccgcgtcccccacgaggtattgtccgctttgggcgctccggtccgcgcgtccagcgctgacggagggagacgtttccggcccgcgcgtccagcgctgacggggggattgccctcacggttttgtcccacaaaagggccctcgtgaggaaaggatttccaccccccatttaaggcacagaacctttccgctactagccgatgtgggactaaattcgggtgcacccccccccccacaatAATAGGTAAGACAAATGCATCTTCAAATGCAAGTTAACTAGACACTTGCAAATACAAATAACTTAAACAAATACTTGCAAATACAAATAAGTCAAACAAATACTTGCAAATACAAATAAGTCAAACAAATATCTGCAAATACAAATATAGCATTTCTTGCAGCTGCAATAGCTTTTACGTGCAACTAGAAATGCAGGGTACCAAATAACCCTAACTGCAATTGTCATAAGAGACATAAGCTCACCTACACGTGTCATGCCACATGGTTACAAAATTAATAGACAATATGGATTGTCCTAGGTTAGGGCATTCTTTTTAAGAGGACCAAGGCCTAATCTGAAATTCATCCGACAATACAAAAGTTACCCAAAGCAATGAACAATTACAAAGTTAAGAGATGTTAAGTACAAGCATGACTTTTCCTCTCCTCAAGACCGATTTTCAACCAGTACTTATAGTTAGAGATTCTTCAGGTTTCTAGCTTTGCCACCAAAGTTCTATTTCTTTCAGATGTTACAGCAATGTTAtagcattcttcttcttctctttctaatGCTTGACCAATATCGATGGTTTGAATGACCATCAACAAAATGGTTCTCATAGTAGATTCAACAACAAATGCAaaactagtttgtttttctttctttcttttttcccaaATTCGTCCACCCCAAAGCTCTAGTTTTGGTATCTCCTGCAAACAACACCTCAAGTTGGAAAGAGAAGttccatttctttttctttatcttagTAGAAGTTTCACTTATCATTAATTCATCGACTTAAGGAAGGGTCTTCTTGAACAATAGATGCAAGTATGCAATCTCTCTTCATTTGGATAACCTATTAGATACaattcttttattaaaataaagaaatcatatatatatatatatataacaaataaaacaaattatatCTCAGTGTCTTAGCACAAGAATGTTATTTAAAGATCACTATTTTTAGAAATGCTACTGGTCCTcataataaaagaataaaaaatattttgtaccagaaaagaaagaataaaagaataGTTGTATTGCATAGctaaagagaattaattcacGATCTCTTGTTAGGCACCCTGCCGATATTGTCAATTCAAAGGCATCTTCCCAAGCCTGAGTCGTCTTTCACTGGAAAGCATCTTGGCGAAACGGATGAGTTCTTCTTCATTTGTCCCTACCATTTCGACTGCTTCATACGTGCCAGAGTCTAAGTTCATCCTCGATACTGGTTTCTTTAGCAGTTCTTTGCCGATTTGAGCAAGCTTCAGTAAATTCTCCTTGGAAGATACATCTACAGATGCCATGTCGCCCATCAAAGTATCATCCTACAAGCCGACCAAATAGTTTAGTCGCATTCATCAGATCAATAAGACACTTAAAATGAAATTTCTTTAATTTATTCCTTTTAGCTGCTAGAATGTTGTTACTTACCTGTATTCGAAGGTAGTTGCTCTCACAATGCAATGCCTGGAATATGACGGAGGCATGGATGTCCACCATATCATAACTAGCTTGACTGAAACTATCAATCAATGGTGTCATGCCATTGTTGTATAGCCATCCAAGCACGCCCCACTTGGACGCCTTGGATGCGTTCAATTTCTCTTCTTGCTTGGCTGATCCAGTCCCCAAAGAGAGAACCAGAAATTTTCCATAGTCGGCTGGCTTAATTGGAAAGAAGTCCGCATTTTGTAGGAAACATTCTTGTGTAACTTCATTCAAGGCCAACATGTCTGTTCTCAATCATTTAAGATGATTATAATCGAAGCATTAGTTTTTCTTCGTAAAATAATGCAGAAATTAATAATTGAAATGGTGTTCATGCAATGACTTACTGGATTATTTGCAGCAATCCCTCCATCAATGAGATTAAAGCTTCAGGACTTCCCGTTGAAGTCTTTGGTTTGAAAATAATGTGGAGGAAGATCTGTCGGGGCCGCAGAAGTACttacatatgcatatatctgACAGAAAAGCATCCTTGGAAGCTTCCTTCTTGGCCTGTATAGAAGGGGAGAAAGGTAAAattaaaggaagagagagagttcATGCCAAATTTAAGTAGTCTTTTGAGGAGAGGGAAAAATAGTACCTCAAAGGTGGAGAAGATGGTAGGCTGGAGAGGCTTGATGTCAAAAGTGGGAATAACTATATTTGTTAAAGTCTGATGGAGCCTAATCCCACCAAGCAATTGCTTGACTTTGGAGTGTAGATACTTGCCATCGTACTTTGGTCCCGTGATGCTACCCAGTAAGCTCTTCACTGATCCCAAAATTCCATTGCTGCATGGAGATGCATCATGAAGCTAATATAAGAAGGCAACTATAAATTCTTGTCAGAGACAAATCATACAAATTTTCATTCAAGTCCTTAATTTAGCCTCGCTCTTTAATTTTTGACCTATAAACATGTGCATGTATCTCAGTGTAGAGTTTCAGGGGCAAATCAAAActgttctctttttttgttgTGGCTCTATGCTTAAGTATGACTAGAACCACTAGCTTCTCTACATCTCTAAATTCAGTATTTTTAAAGAGTTTGGACTGTGTCTCCCCATCCTCGCCCATTCTTAGGAAAAATCTTTGGACAATTTTCAAGGTAGAAGTCATTGATTTCCTTCGCTGTGAAGAGTGGACGATTATTCTCATCTGGAGCAGCGAGCATGGCGGTCACCAACCCACCAGTGCTTGTTCCAGCAACAACATCAAAGTAATCCGCAATTCTCACATCCTCTCCATCAAACTCCTGCAGCCAAACACATGTTATTGTTGCTGTAAATCCCAGCCCATCTGGAGACTTGGGAGAAATAGCGGTGGAGATCGGCAACTGTTGAGGCGGTTATAACCGCTTGATAGCCACGATCACCACCACTTctccttccccgccgaggcttATAAGAGCCCAAGGACTCTTCTCAGAGATACTTCATCCCTCACCCTCTCACTGCCTCtcatttccttctccttctgtgCAAAGGAGCTGGATCGGGAGCAGCGGCGCCAGAGGAGGAGGGACTTGCTGATCGTCACCACCCTATGTTGCCGAAGCAGACACGGTAGCTCGCCGGAACACCTCACAGCTCCTCGGAGCTAGGTAAATCCT includes:
- the LOC103715815 gene encoding patatin-like protein 2, with the protein product MRGSERVRDEEFDGEDVRIADYFDVVAGTSTGGLVTAMLAAPDENNRPLFTAKEINDFYLENCPKIFPKNGNGILGSVKSLLGSITGPKYDGKYLHSKVKQLLGGIRLHQTLTNIVIPTFDIKPLQPTIFSTFEAKKEASKDAFLSDICIYMLALNEVTQECFLQNADFFPIKPADYGKFLVLSLGTGSAKQEEKLNASKASKWGVLGWLYNNGMTPLIDSFSQASYDMVDIHASVIFQALHCESNYLRIQDDTLMGDMASVDVSSKENLLKLAQIGKELLKKPVSRMNLDSGTYEAVEMVGTNEEELIRFAKMLSSERRLRLGKMPLN